One window from the genome of Fusobacterium varium encodes:
- a CDS encoding alanine:cation symporter family protein, with amino-acid sequence MEQISQIIGTVNNLLYSYVLIALLLVLGTYFSIKTGFIQVRYVGEMFRLLGGKNSKSKNGISSFQAFCISIASCVGTGNLAGVAIAIVIGGPGAVFWMWLIALIGMCSSLVECTLAQMYKIKDGDHFRGGPAYYMEKALKKRWMGVVFSILISITYGLVFNSVQSNTLASAFNKAFGIDQLYVGIVLAVVTAVIIFGGIKRIAHVAEVLVPVMAVAYILVAIFIVIKNIAMIPSILSLIFSSAFGLKPVTGGLFGTVIMQGIKRGLFSNEAGMGSAPNAAATSDVSHPVKQGLVQALGVFTDTVIICSCTAFIILISEGYTSGNVTGIQLTQDAIVSEVGSWGAIFIAACILFFAFSSVIGNYYYGETNIEFIKANKNWLTVYRVAVVLMVLYGCITDLPFVWNLADLFMGLMATMNLLTIAVLAKFAFAAIKDYEKQRKAGKDPVFKANSIPELKNTECWDD; translated from the coding sequence ATGGAACAAATATCTCAAATCATAGGAACAGTGAATAATCTCCTGTATTCCTATGTGCTAATTGCATTGCTTTTAGTTTTAGGAACTTATTTCTCAATCAAAACAGGATTTATTCAAGTAAGATATGTTGGGGAAATGTTTAGACTTTTAGGGGGGAAAAATTCAAAAAGTAAAAACGGAATCTCTTCTTTCCAAGCTTTTTGTATTTCAATAGCTTCTTGTGTAGGAACAGGAAACCTTGCAGGAGTTGCCATTGCCATAGTAATTGGAGGACCAGGAGCAGTTTTCTGGATGTGGCTTATAGCTTTAATTGGAATGTGTTCAAGTTTAGTTGAATGTACATTAGCTCAAATGTATAAAATAAAAGATGGAGATCATTTTAGAGGTGGACCAGCTTACTATATGGAGAAAGCTTTAAAAAAGAGATGGATGGGAGTTGTTTTCTCAATACTTATCTCTATAACATATGGTTTAGTATTTAACTCAGTCCAATCAAATACTTTAGCTTCAGCTTTTAATAAAGCTTTTGGAATTGATCAACTTTATGTAGGAATAGTCTTAGCAGTAGTTACAGCTGTAATTATTTTTGGGGGAATTAAAAGAATAGCCCATGTTGCTGAAGTATTAGTTCCAGTAATGGCAGTAGCTTATATTTTAGTAGCAATATTTATTGTTATAAAAAATATTGCTATGATCCCTTCTATTTTATCACTGATTTTTTCTAGTGCATTTGGATTGAAACCAGTGACAGGAGGGTTATTTGGAACTGTTATAATGCAAGGAATTAAGAGAGGATTATTTTCAAATGAGGCAGGAATGGGATCTGCTCCAAATGCAGCAGCTACATCAGATGTATCTCATCCTGTTAAACAAGGATTAGTTCAAGCTCTTGGAGTATTTACAGATACAGTAATAATTTGTTCTTGTACAGCTTTTATAATACTAATTTCAGAAGGGTACACTTCAGGAAATGTTACTGGAATTCAATTAACTCAAGATGCAATAGTTTCTGAAGTTGGTTCGTGGGGAGCAATATTTATAGCTGCTTGTATACTGTTTTTTGCATTTTCATCAGTAATTGGGAATTATTATTATGGAGAAACTAATATTGAATTTATAAAAGCTAATAAAAATTGGTTAACAGTTTATAGAGTTGCAGTTGTTCTAATGGTTTTATATGGTTGTATCACAGATTTGCCATTTGTATGGAACTTAGCAGATCTGTTTATGGGACTAATGGCAACAATGAATCTATTAACAATAGCAGTTCTTGCTAAATTTGCTTTTGCAGCTATCAAAGATTATGAAAAACAGAGAAAAGCTGGAAAAGATCCAGTATTTAAAGCTAATAGTATTCCAGAATTAAAAAATACAGAGTGTTGGGATGATTAA